A region from the Equus asinus isolate D_3611 breed Donkey chromosome 3, EquAss-T2T_v2, whole genome shotgun sequence genome encodes:
- the ARLN gene encoding sarcoplasmic/endoplasmic reticulum calcium ATPase regulator ALN, translated as MEVDAAAEDGRDGPRERRGVGEAGQQQQNHEVRPQSGTDRFSKHSYWLDLWLFILFDLVLFVFVYLLP; from the exons ATGGAGGTGGACGCTGCGGCAGAGGATGGTCGGGACGGTCCCCGGGAGCGGCGAGGCGTGGGGgaagctgggcagcagcagcagaaccaCGAAGTACGGCCTCAGTCCGGGACAGACCGGTTTTCAAAACACTCCTACTGGTTGGATCTCTGGCTCTTCATTCTTTTCGACCTGGTGTTGTTTGTCTTCGTGTATCTTTTGCCCTG A